The sequence below is a genomic window from Sneathiella sp. P13V-1.
AATGCCTTATTGGTCTGCTGGTTCTGCTGCAGTTTAATAATTTCGCTATCATTGTGGGTGCCTGTAGTTTGATTTTAGTGGCGATTTACCCCTTCGCTAAACGCTTTACCTATTGGCCGCAGTTTTTTCTGGGGCTCGCCTTTAATTACGGGGCGCTTCTCGGGTGGGCGGTGACCACAGAGAGCATTACACCTGCGGCTGCCTCCTTATATCTGGCAGGTATCCTCTGGACACTTGGTTACGACACCATCTATGCCCATCAGGATAAAGAGGATGATATTCTGATCGGGGTCAAATCCACCGCCCTTAAATTCGGTGAACAGACCGTTAGTTGGATGATCACCTTCTATTCCTTCACCTTGTTCTTTATAGTTTTAAGCGGTTTCTGGATGAATATGTCACCGCTTTTCTATGTGGGCATGGCCGGGGCGGCGGTACATCTATTGTGGCAGGTGAAATCTTTGGATATTCATGACGGGGACAAATGTCTCGCCTTGTTTAAATCCAATAAATCATTTGGTGCCATTGTCTTCTTCGCCATTGTCGCTGGCAATTTCAATATCACGGGTTAGGACTGAAATTTATGGCCTATTCATCACTACGAGATTTTCTGGAACAGCTGGAACGTGAAGACAAATTGGTGCGCGTCTCAGAGCCCGTTTCCACCAACCTGGAGATGACAGAAATCCAAACCCGCCTTCTAGCAGAAGGGGGTCCTGCGGTTCTGTTTGAAAACCCGATCACGGAAGATGGCACACCGGCCAAAATGCCAATGCTTGTCAATCTGTTCGGGACAGTAGATCGTGTTGCCATGGGGATGAACAGAAAGCCTGAAGAATTGCGGGAAGTTGGTGAAACGCTCGCCTTCTTGCGCCAACCTGAACCACCAGCCAATTTCAAAGAGGCCATGGGCATGCTACCGGTCTTGAAAACCGCCATGACCATGCGTCCAAAATCCGTTCGCTCAGCTCCCTGTCAGGAAGTGGTCCTTACAGGGGATGATGTTAATCTGGATGATCTGCCCATTCAGACCTGCTGGCCGGGAGAACCTGCCCCGCTGATCACCTGGCCGCTGGTGGTGACCAAGGGGCCAAGTGACGATAAAACGGATAATTTCAATCTTGGCATCTACCGAATGCAGAAACTGGGTCGCAACAAGACCTTGATGCGGTGGCTGAAACATCGCGGCGGCGCGCAGCATTATCAGCGTTGGAAAGATAAAAAACCTGAACCGCTTCCTGCGGCAGTGGTCATTGGCGCAGATCCCGGCACCATTTTGGCGGCGGTAACTCCAATTCCGGACACCTTATCTGAATATCAGTTTGCAGGCCTTTTACGCGGTCAAAAAGTGGAACTGGTGGATTGTAAAACCGTTCCGCTGAAAGTACCCGCTACCGCCGAGATTATTCTGGAAGGTTATGTGTCACTGGATGAATATGGTGACGAAGGTCCATACGGTGATCATACCGGGTATTATAATTCCGTTGAATCCTTCCCAGTGTTCAATATCACTGCCATTACACGCCGCAAAAACCCAATTTACCTGTCCACCTTCACAGGACGCCCCCCTGATGAACCTAGTGTATTGGGGGAAGCAATGAACGAGTTGTTCATTCCGCTCCTTCAGCAGCAATTCCCCGAAATTGTTGATTTCTGGCT
It includes:
- the ubiA gene encoding 4-hydroxybenzoate octaprenyltransferase, whose amino-acid sequence is MSKTVKTKEDKIIADASRQNWVDKYAPEGVQPYFKLSRIDRPIGTWLLLFPCWWALAMTAGPEQLPNFLYLLLFAIGAFVMRGAGCTLNDIADRDFDGSVERTRKRPIPSGQVSVLQAFIWLGAQCLIGLLVLLQFNNFAIIVGACSLILVAIYPFAKRFTYWPQFFLGLAFNYGALLGWAVTTESITPAAASLYLAGILWTLGYDTIYAHQDKEDDILIGVKSTALKFGEQTVSWMITFYSFTLFFIVLSGFWMNMSPLFYVGMAGAAVHLLWQVKSLDIHDGDKCLALFKSNKSFGAIVFFAIVAGNFNITG
- a CDS encoding UbiD family decarboxylase, giving the protein MAYSSLRDFLEQLEREDKLVRVSEPVSTNLEMTEIQTRLLAEGGPAVLFENPITEDGTPAKMPMLVNLFGTVDRVAMGMNRKPEELREVGETLAFLRQPEPPANFKEAMGMLPVLKTAMTMRPKSVRSAPCQEVVLTGDDVNLDDLPIQTCWPGEPAPLITWPLVVTKGPSDDKTDNFNLGIYRMQKLGRNKTLMRWLKHRGGAQHYQRWKDKKPEPLPAAVVIGADPGTILAAVTPIPDTLSEYQFAGLLRGQKVELVDCKTVPLKVPATAEIILEGYVSLDEYGDEGPYGDHTGYYNSVESFPVFNITAITRRKNPIYLSTFTGRPPDEPSVLGEAMNELFIPLLQQQFPEIVDFWLPPEGCSYRIAVISMKKAYPGHAKRVMMGAWSFLRQFMYTKFLIIVDDDIDARDWKDVMWAISTRMDPVRDITTIEGTPIDYLDFASPESGLGGKLALDATNKMPPETHREWGEKIQMDEEVIKKVDDMWSRLDLPGSGKAIWK